The following are encoded in a window of Suncus etruscus isolate mSunEtr1 chromosome 16, mSunEtr1.pri.cur, whole genome shotgun sequence genomic DNA:
- the SMIM14 gene encoding small integral membrane protein 14, with product MAEGGFDPCECICSHEHAMRRLINLLRQSQSYCTDTECLQELPGPSGDNGISITMILMAWMVIVVILFLLRPPNLRGSNLTGKPASPHNGQDPPAPPVD from the exons ATGGCAGAAGGTGGATTCGATCCCTGTGAATGTATTTGCTCTCATGAACATGCGATGCGAAGGCTGATCAATCTG TTGAGGCAGTCCCAGTCCTACTGCACAGACACAGAATGTCTTCAGGAAT TACCAGGACCTTCTGGTGATAATGGCATCAGTATTACCATGATCTTGATGGCCTGGATGGTTATTGTAGTCATCTTGTTTCTTCTGAGACCTCCAAATCTGAGAGGTTCCAACCTAACTGGAAAACCAGCCAGTCCACATAAT GGACAAGACCCACCAGCCCCTCCTGTGGATTGA